From Nonomuraea helvata, a single genomic window includes:
- a CDS encoding HAD family hydrolase yields the protein MSSLTLPRIVATDLDGTLLNSSGVITPRTRKALQLARAAGAEIVFVTARAPRGIRAIAGQAGVSGTAICSNGAIVYDLATDEITASHLLDRAAAARVAQALSEALPGVGLAVETGRNLLAEAAYTRRVEHDLAYYREVSSVFDGDDPIVKLLALSPGHTADEMFTAVIAAIEGQAEVTHSGVDGLLEISAPGVTKAGTLDMLCQERGIESGEVVAFGDMPNDLAVLAYAGAGYAMANAHHLVLAATEHRTLSNDEDGVAAVLESLYG from the coding sequence GTGAGCTCCCTGACTCTCCCGCGCATCGTGGCCACCGACCTCGACGGCACCCTGCTCAACTCATCCGGCGTCATCACTCCCCGTACCAGGAAGGCTCTCCAGCTGGCCCGCGCGGCCGGAGCGGAGATCGTCTTCGTCACCGCCAGGGCGCCGCGCGGCATCCGCGCGATCGCCGGCCAGGCGGGCGTCTCGGGCACCGCGATCTGCAGCAACGGCGCGATCGTGTACGACCTGGCCACCGACGAGATCACCGCCAGTCACCTCCTGGACCGGGCGGCGGCGGCGCGTGTCGCGCAGGCCCTGTCCGAGGCACTGCCCGGCGTCGGCCTGGCCGTCGAGACGGGCAGGAACCTGCTCGCCGAGGCCGCCTACACCCGGCGCGTCGAGCACGACCTGGCGTACTACCGCGAGGTGAGCTCCGTCTTCGACGGTGACGACCCGATCGTCAAGCTGCTCGCCCTGTCGCCCGGCCACACCGCGGACGAGATGTTCACGGCCGTGATCGCGGCGATCGAGGGCCAGGCGGAGGTCACGCACTCCGGCGTGGACGGGCTCCTCGAGATCAGCGCTCCGGGGGTGACGAAGGCGGGCACGCTCGACATGCTCTGCCAGGAGCGGGGGATCGAGTCCGGCGAGGTGGTGGCGTTCGGGGACATGCCGAACGACCTGGCCGTGCTCGCGTACGCGGGCGCCGGGTACGCGATGGCCAACGCGCACCACCTGGTGCTGGCGGCGACCGAGCACCGGACGCTCTCCAACGACGAGGACGGGGTGGCCGCCGTGCTGGAGTCCCTCTACGGCTGA
- a CDS encoding nucleotidyltransferase domain-containing protein, with the protein MFEAGDVLRVLETLGEAGCEVWIAGGWGIDALVGRVTREHGDLDLLHRVEQEPAVIAALEAAGYAEREGVVPGRPARFVMAGPHGRELDLHPLRFAPDGSALQRLDERGGALSYPAAAFVTGVIDGARVPCLSAAQQVHFHQGYEPRERDLHDMARLREAFGIVTHF; encoded by the coding sequence ATGTTCGAGGCGGGTGACGTGCTCCGCGTGCTGGAGACGCTGGGGGAGGCGGGCTGCGAGGTCTGGATCGCCGGCGGCTGGGGGATCGACGCGCTCGTGGGCCGCGTCACCCGGGAGCACGGCGACCTCGACCTGCTCCACCGCGTCGAGCAGGAGCCCGCCGTGATCGCCGCGCTCGAGGCGGCAGGGTACGCCGAGCGCGAGGGCGTCGTGCCGGGCCGGCCGGCCCGCTTCGTCATGGCCGGCCCCCACGGCCGCGAGCTCGACCTGCACCCGCTGCGGTTCGCCCCGGACGGCTCGGCGCTGCAGCGCCTCGACGAGCGGGGCGGCGCCCTGTCCTACCCGGCCGCCGCCTTCGTCACCGGCGTGATCGACGGGGCGCGGGTGCCCTGCCTGTCGGCCGCCCAGCAGGTGCACTTCCACCAGGGGTACGAGCCGAGGGAGCGCGACCTGCACGACATGGCGCGGCTACGGGAGGCGTTCGGGATCGTGACTCACTTCTGA
- a CDS encoding sulfite exporter TauE/SafE family protein, translating into MIVGHILGLLGVGVAAGLVSTVVSLASIVSYPALLAFGLPPLTANVTNTVALVFTGIGAAAGSRPELAGEGGRVLKLGPVAAIGGATGALLLLVTPSRTFELIAPWLIAMASLLLVRPPSVRASGEHGVLGRVLLFAVTIYTGYFGAAGGLMVFAVLAFMLGHSAAKLNAMKNVMSGLANAVAALGFALFGPVDWGAAVPLAAGFLVGGWIGPTIARRLPGDSLRYVAAACGLAVAIKLGWDSYSR; encoded by the coding sequence ATGATCGTCGGACACATTCTCGGCCTGCTCGGAGTCGGCGTCGCGGCCGGGCTGGTGAGCACGGTCGTCAGTCTCGCCTCGATCGTCTCCTATCCGGCGCTCCTGGCCTTCGGCCTGCCCCCGCTGACCGCGAACGTCACCAACACCGTCGCGCTCGTCTTCACCGGCATCGGCGCCGCCGCCGGCTCGCGGCCCGAGCTGGCCGGCGAGGGCGGCCGCGTGCTCAAGCTGGGCCCCGTGGCCGCGATCGGCGGCGCGACGGGCGCGTTGCTGCTGCTGGTGACCCCGTCCAGGACGTTCGAGCTGATCGCGCCATGGCTGATCGCGATGGCCTCGCTGCTGCTGGTCAGGCCGCCGTCGGTACGGGCGAGCGGCGAGCACGGCGTGCTGGGGCGGGTGCTGCTGTTCGCCGTGACGATCTACACCGGGTATTTCGGCGCGGCGGGAGGGCTGATGGTGTTCGCCGTGCTGGCCTTCATGCTGGGCCACTCGGCGGCCAAGCTGAACGCGATGAAGAACGTGATGTCCGGGCTGGCGAACGCGGTGGCGGCACTCGGGTTCGCGCTGTTCGGACCGGTGGACTGGGGCGCGGCGGTGCCGCTGGCGGCCGGGTTCCTGGTCGGGGGGTGGATCGGGCCGACGATCGCCCGCAGGCTGCCGGGCGACAGCCTGCGCTATGTGGCGGCGGCCTGCGGGCTGGCGGTGGCGATCAAGCTGGGCTGGGACTCGTACTCGCGCTGA
- a CDS encoding PASTA domain-containing protein, with protein sequence MKGKTLDAVSSEVGRSWPTYTTAYRALPDGHLFDGESYSGTWIVCTQVEDPQAKKVEFGFLPPQVPCPPDGRVTNWPVVPNFVGKTGNEAKQAALQLGFPYVSGEPIVTEGYDDSSHLERTVCTQDPPVGQSMRLHYGTTLDLRVADSKGACAP encoded by the coding sequence TTGAAAGGAAAGACGCTCGACGCCGTCAGCAGCGAGGTGGGGCGCTCCTGGCCCACCTATACCACCGCGTACAGGGCCCTGCCGGACGGTCATCTGTTCGACGGCGAGTCCTACTCCGGTACCTGGATCGTCTGCACGCAGGTCGAGGACCCTCAGGCGAAGAAGGTGGAGTTCGGTTTCCTGCCCCCGCAGGTGCCCTGCCCGCCCGACGGCCGCGTCACCAACTGGCCCGTCGTGCCGAACTTCGTCGGCAAGACCGGCAATGAGGCGAAACAGGCCGCCTTGCAGCTCGGCTTCCCGTACGTCAGCGGCGAGCCCATCGTGACCGAGGGATACGACGACAGTTCACACCTCGAACGCACCGTCTGCACCCAGGACCCGCCGGTCGGCCAGAGCATGCGCCTGCACTACGGCACGACGCTGGACCTGCGGGTCGCCGACAGCAAGGGGGCATGCGCCCCGTAG
- a CDS encoding NADPH-dependent F420 reductase, whose amino-acid sequence MRIGILGAGGMADALGTQWARAGHEVMISGRDAAVSASRAASMTAQADGAVVRAGGWAEAAEFGEVVMVAVRQAGLAGVLQAAGAALRGKPVIDVANAEGPFDPTRPIATMIRDLTGGHVVKAFNLCHVDVWRMTPPVFDGRPLAVPLCGDDPAALAAVRTLVTDLGCTPVDGGGLARATLLEATAAFMIGLWFGGADAQAVLPPISHSGVA is encoded by the coding sequence ATGCGGATCGGGATCCTGGGGGCGGGCGGTATGGCGGACGCCCTGGGCACGCAGTGGGCCAGGGCGGGCCACGAGGTGATGATCAGCGGGCGGGACGCGGCGGTGAGCGCGTCCCGGGCGGCGAGCATGACCGCGCAGGCGGACGGCGCGGTCGTGCGCGCCGGCGGTTGGGCGGAGGCGGCGGAGTTCGGGGAGGTGGTGATGGTGGCCGTCAGGCAGGCTGGGCTCGCCGGCGTGCTCCAGGCCGCAGGTGCGGCGCTGCGCGGCAAGCCCGTCATCGACGTCGCCAACGCCGAGGGTCCCTTCGACCCCACCCGGCCGATCGCCACGATGATCCGCGATCTCACAGGCGGTCATGTGGTGAAGGCGTTCAACCTGTGCCACGTGGACGTCTGGCGGATGACGCCTCCGGTGTTCGACGGCAGGCCGCTGGCCGTGCCGCTGTGCGGCGACGACCCGGCGGCCCTGGCTGCCGTGCGCACGCTGGTCACCGACCTCGGCTGCACGCCCGTGGACGGCGGCGGGCTGGCGCGGGCCACGCTGCTGGAGGCGACGGCGGCGTTCATGATCGGCCTCTGGTTCGGCGGCGCCGACGCCCAGGCCGTCCTCCCGCCGATCTCCCACTCGGGCGTCGCGTAA
- a CDS encoding helix-turn-helix domain-containing protein — translation MFVADCQARLAFDLLTNTWNAVVLWALRHGPRRPGRLREEIGGISTKVLTETLRRLEFNGLVARRAYAEAPPRVEYELTDLGRSLLGPIEAIGAWAYDHADEVMAAQDRWEA, via the coding sequence TTGTTCGTCGCCGACTGCCAGGCGAGGCTGGCCTTCGACCTGCTGACCAACACCTGGAACGCCGTCGTCCTCTGGGCGCTGCGCCACGGACCGCGCCGACCCGGACGGCTGCGCGAGGAGATCGGCGGCATCAGCACCAAGGTCCTCACCGAGACGCTGCGCCGCCTGGAGTTCAACGGCCTCGTCGCGCGCCGCGCCTACGCGGAGGCCCCGCCCCGCGTCGAGTACGAGCTGACCGACCTCGGCCGCAGCCTCCTCGGTCCGATCGAGGCGATCGGAGCCTGGGCGTACGACCACGCCGACGAGGTCATGGCCGCCCAGGACCGCTGGGAGGCCTGA
- a CDS encoding alpha/beta hydrolase, which translates to MSEVLVVVGPGVVADAALLQEIATREFATLGVSGTLVHARDASHVLSLVNGAASAVVLPGPSDEVRALIGRPLGAVVWVDVERADGVMAGAGAAHLHGRGISGLAWGIRHAVHRVRHPSRRIAYGELPDQWGELYLPGGAEGGQAVPVVVLVHGGYWRSIWAADLMEPLCADLAGRGFAVWNLEYRRPDLHGWHATTADVAAGLAALTTISEAAAALDLGKVAVVGHSAGAQLALRAAADRAAQSGALGGEARIVLAVSLAGVLDLVQGDRRRLSSGAVGSALGAPAPAPAAASAPGHPADDEAARLYAESSPLLRVPLHVRQLIVQGTADDLDLVDFSRRHARAAEEAGDDVTYVEMPADHFDVIHPGTPIWQSTARAIVSALRH; encoded by the coding sequence ATGAGCGAAGTGCTGGTGGTGGTCGGTCCTGGCGTGGTGGCCGACGCCGCGCTGCTCCAAGAGATCGCCACGCGCGAGTTCGCCACTCTCGGCGTCTCCGGCACGCTCGTCCACGCCCGCGACGCCTCCCATGTCCTGTCCCTGGTGAACGGCGCGGCCTCCGCGGTCGTGCTGCCCGGGCCGTCGGACGAGGTGCGCGCGCTGATCGGGCGGCCGCTCGGGGCGGTGGTCTGGGTGGACGTCGAGCGCGCCGACGGGGTGATGGCGGGGGCCGGTGCCGCGCACCTTCACGGGCGCGGCATCAGCGGGCTGGCCTGGGGGATCCGGCACGCCGTGCACCGGGTACGGCACCCGTCCCGGCGGATCGCGTACGGGGAGCTGCCGGATCAGTGGGGCGAGCTGTACCTGCCGGGCGGGGCGGAGGGTGGACAGGCGGTGCCGGTCGTGGTGCTCGTCCACGGCGGGTACTGGCGGTCCATCTGGGCGGCCGACCTCATGGAGCCGCTCTGCGCCGACCTGGCGGGGCGCGGGTTCGCGGTGTGGAACCTCGAATACCGGCGGCCCGACCTGCACGGCTGGCACGCGACCACGGCGGACGTGGCGGCCGGGCTGGCCGCACTCACGACGATCTCCGAGGCGGCGGCAGCTCTGGACCTGGGCAAGGTCGCCGTCGTCGGGCACTCGGCGGGCGCCCAGCTCGCCCTGCGCGCCGCGGCCGACCGCGCTGCTCAGTCTGGAGCACTGGGCGGTGAGGCGCGGATCGTGCTGGCGGTCTCGCTGGCAGGCGTGCTCGACCTCGTCCAGGGCGACAGGCGCCGCCTCAGCTCCGGCGCCGTCGGCTCCGCACTGGGCGCACCCGCGCCCGCCCCCGCCGCCGCATCCGCGCCCGGCCACCCCGCGGACGACGAGGCCGCGCGGCTGTACGCGGAGTCATCGCCCCTCCTCCGGGTCCCGCTCCACGTACGTCAGCTCATCGTCCAGGGCACCGCCGACGACCTGGACCTGGTCGACTTCAGCCGCCGCCACGCACGCGCCGCCGAGGAGGCCGGCGACGACGTGACCTACGTCGAAATGCCCGCCGACCACTTCGACGTCATCCACCCGGGAACCCCGATCTGGCAGTCCACGGCGCGCGCCATCGTGAGCGCGCTGAGGCACTAG
- the pyrF gene encoding orotidine-5'-phosphate decarboxylase, with product MNESFGTRLRARLDEYGPLCVGIDPSPALLHAWGLDDSPAGLERFSRTVVDTVSDVAAVVKPQSAFFERWGSRGIAVLERTIADLREAGTLVLLDVKRGDIDSTMAAYAEAYLDRGSPLAVDAVTLSPYLGFGSLEGAITSAVANDAGVFVLARTSNPEAAALQRLVAGQVLAGAAAANAGHTPFGSVGVVMGATLPELEDSLLDLNGPILAPGLGAQGATPADVARLFGPVRHAVVPSVSRAVLEDPELLRSRVLSFRDECAAHLDARIATQK from the coding sequence ATGAACGAGTCGTTCGGGACACGCCTGCGAGCCAGGCTCGACGAGTACGGACCGCTCTGTGTGGGCATAGACCCGAGCCCGGCGCTGCTCCACGCGTGGGGGCTCGACGACTCGCCCGCCGGTCTGGAACGCTTCAGCCGCACGGTGGTCGACACCGTGAGCGACGTGGCGGCCGTGGTCAAACCGCAGTCGGCCTTCTTCGAGCGCTGGGGCAGCCGCGGCATCGCCGTGCTGGAACGCACCATCGCCGACCTGCGCGAGGCCGGCACGCTGGTGCTGCTCGACGTCAAGCGTGGCGACATCGACAGCACGATGGCCGCCTACGCCGAGGCCTACCTCGACCGGGGCAGCCCGCTGGCCGTCGACGCCGTGACGCTGAGCCCGTACCTCGGGTTCGGGTCGCTGGAGGGGGCGATCACCTCGGCCGTGGCCAACGACGCGGGCGTGTTCGTGCTGGCCCGCACCTCCAACCCGGAGGCGGCCGCGCTGCAGCGGCTCGTGGCCGGCCAGGTGCTCGCCGGCGCCGCCGCGGCGAACGCCGGGCACACGCCGTTCGGGTCCGTGGGGGTGGTCATGGGGGCCACGCTGCCCGAGCTGGAGGACTCGCTGCTCGACCTCAACGGGCCCATCCTCGCTCCGGGGCTGGGCGCCCAGGGCGCCACCCCCGCCGACGTGGCTCGCCTGTTCGGGCCCGTACGGCACGCCGTCGTGCCCTCGGTCTCCCGTGCCGTGCTGGAGGACCCCGAGCTGCTGCGCTCGCGCGTCCTCTCCTTCCGTGACGAGTGCGCGGCCCACCTGGACGCGAGGATCGCCACTCAGAAGTGA
- a CDS encoding DUF6968 family protein yields the protein MYEIAQRVLVLRTDPPRDVTVTVGVPYEEPTGDWSCPYRIDGLDGWEHERKVTGLDSLEAIELALVMVRAALAGSHEAKEGLLHWDEAPSGQRPQTVYVSLDKNRDIAYVAMKHEIVPGEVARQVAVEGVVLDFGGAGQLLGLELTNAATRLPPEMRL from the coding sequence ATGTACGAGATCGCCCAACGGGTGCTGGTGCTGCGTACCGATCCGCCGCGCGATGTCACCGTCACGGTCGGCGTGCCCTATGAGGAGCCGACGGGGGATTGGTCGTGCCCGTACCGGATCGACGGGCTTGACGGGTGGGAGCACGAGCGGAAGGTCACCGGGCTCGACTCGCTCGAGGCGATCGAGCTGGCCCTGGTCATGGTGCGGGCCGCGCTGGCCGGCTCGCACGAGGCGAAGGAGGGGCTGCTCCACTGGGACGAGGCGCCGTCGGGGCAGCGCCCGCAGACGGTGTACGTGAGCCTGGACAAGAACCGCGATATCGCCTATGTCGCGATGAAGCACGAAATAGTTCCGGGTGAGGTGGCAAGGCAGGTCGCGGTGGAAGGGGTCGTGCTCGACTTCGGCGGCGCCGGGCAGCTCCTGGGCCTGGAGCTGACGAACGCGGCGACGCGGCTCCCGCCCGAGATGCGGCTCTGA
- a CDS encoding endonuclease V, producing MRIKQLHPWPTTIAEAESIQDRLRGDVELTGPTAFSLVAGLDVHYRSDSLTAAVVVLDAGTLATVEEVTVEGEAAFPYVPGLFAFRELPTLVEALERLTVTPDLLVCDGYGLAHPRGFGLACHLGVLTGLPALGVGKTPFVGTYDMPGAERGDWSPIVHEGAVVGRALRTQRDVKPVYVSQGHRISLDTATDQALRLAPRYRLPDPIRRADHLARHPADHTRRAGPGRRGRRYQPSVLTRVAKSLSSLASTDSKRFSNRVSISSNLASTDSKRLSTDSKRLSTASKRLSIRSVRRCSSAFRCSFVASVARPAMISPNTGSV from the coding sequence GTGCGGATCAAGCAGCTTCACCCGTGGCCCACCACCATCGCCGAGGCCGAGTCCATCCAGGACCGCCTCCGCGGAGACGTCGAGCTCACGGGACCCACCGCCTTCTCCCTGGTGGCGGGCCTCGACGTGCATTACCGGAGCGACTCGCTGACAGCCGCCGTGGTCGTCCTCGACGCCGGCACGCTGGCGACGGTGGAGGAGGTGACGGTCGAGGGCGAGGCGGCGTTCCCGTACGTGCCGGGCCTGTTCGCCTTCCGCGAGCTGCCCACTCTGGTGGAGGCGCTCGAACGGCTCACCGTAACGCCTGACCTGCTGGTCTGCGACGGGTACGGGCTGGCGCATCCGCGCGGCTTCGGCCTCGCCTGCCACCTGGGGGTGCTGACCGGGCTGCCCGCGCTCGGCGTCGGCAAGACTCCCTTCGTCGGCACGTACGACATGCCCGGGGCGGAGCGGGGCGACTGGTCGCCGATCGTCCACGAGGGCGCCGTCGTGGGGCGGGCGCTGCGCACCCAGCGGGACGTCAAGCCGGTGTACGTCTCCCAGGGCCACCGAATCTCCCTGGACACGGCCACCGACCAGGCCCTCCGCCTCGCCCCCCGCTACCGCCTCCCGGACCCGATCCGCCGCGCCGACCACCTGGCCCGCCACCCGGCTGACCACACCCGCCGGGCCGGGCCCGGCAGAAGGGGTCGTCGGTATCAGCCGTCCGTCTTGACGAGGGTGGCCAAGAGCTTGTCCAGCTTGGCGTCGACCGACTCGAAGCGCTTCTCGAACCGCGTCTCCATCTCATCCAACCTCGCGTCGACCGACTCCAAGCGCTTGTCGACCGACTCGAAGCGCTTGTCGACCGCTTCGAAGCGCTTGTCCATCAGGTCGGTCAGGCGCTGTTCGAGTGCGTTCAGGTGCTCCTTCGTCGCGAGTGTGGCGCGACCGGCCATGATCTCGCCGAACACCGGCTCGGTGTAG
- the leuA gene encoding 2-isopropylmalate synthase: protein MPYHRYKPAHERVEVPLTDRAWPSARITRAPLWVPVDLRDGNQALAEPMDPARKRRMFDLLTGMGFKEIEVGYPSSSRLDFNFVRELAAPGVMPEDLTVVVFTAARQDLIERTFASIEGLPRAVVHLYTATAPTWRDVVLGHDRRELRTLIMDAAAHVARLAEGRDVRFQFSPEVFNLTEPDYVLEVCNDLTALWDASPDRPVIHNLPATVEVATPNVYADQIEYMHRHLDRRDAVILSVHPHNDRGTGVACAELALLAGAQRVEGCLFGNGERTGNVDLVTLALNLHSQGVDPMLDLSDIDEVRRVVEHCNRLPVPDRHPYAGDLVYTAFSGTHQDAIGKGMAHHAKRAAELGVPPEQAPWDVPYLPIDPADVGRDYQAVIRVNSQSGKGGVAYLLRTRYGLELPRRLQIDFSSVVQRATDGSGEEITAEQLWELFHATYLAPGETSALAEWSTRETGPGAHEFAGTLRSGRRLHGTGNGPLSALTAALAADGIDVDILHYAEHALDPGRGSRAIAYVEARVDGATRWGAAQDTSVLTASVHAVLAAVNRVLADVPG from the coding sequence ATGCCGTACCACCGCTACAAGCCCGCCCACGAGCGCGTCGAGGTGCCGCTCACCGACCGCGCCTGGCCGTCCGCGCGCATCACGCGAGCCCCGCTCTGGGTCCCCGTGGACCTGCGCGACGGCAACCAGGCGCTGGCCGAGCCGATGGACCCGGCACGCAAGCGCCGGATGTTCGACCTGCTGACCGGCATGGGATTCAAGGAGATCGAGGTCGGCTACCCGTCCTCCAGCCGGCTCGACTTCAACTTCGTCCGCGAGCTGGCCGCGCCTGGCGTGATGCCGGAGGACCTGACCGTGGTCGTGTTCACGGCCGCCAGGCAGGACCTGATCGAGCGCACGTTCGCCTCGATCGAGGGGCTGCCCCGCGCGGTCGTGCACCTGTACACCGCCACCGCCCCCACCTGGCGTGACGTGGTGCTCGGCCACGACAGGCGCGAGCTGCGCACCCTGATCATGGACGCCGCCGCGCACGTCGCCAGGCTCGCGGAGGGCCGCGACGTGCGCTTCCAGTTCTCGCCGGAGGTGTTCAACCTCACCGAGCCGGACTACGTACTGGAGGTCTGCAACGATCTGACGGCCCTGTGGGACGCCTCCCCGGACCGCCCGGTGATCCACAACCTGCCCGCCACGGTCGAGGTGGCCACGCCCAACGTGTACGCCGACCAGATCGAGTACATGCACCGCCACCTGGACCGCAGGGACGCGGTGATCCTCTCCGTGCACCCGCACAACGACCGCGGCACCGGCGTGGCCTGCGCCGAGCTGGCCCTGCTGGCGGGCGCGCAGCGGGTGGAGGGCTGCCTGTTCGGCAACGGCGAGCGCACCGGCAACGTGGACCTGGTGACCCTCGCGCTCAACCTCCACTCCCAGGGCGTCGACCCCATGCTGGACCTGTCCGACATCGACGAGGTGCGCCGGGTCGTCGAGCACTGCAACCGCCTGCCGGTGCCCGACCGCCACCCGTACGCGGGCGACCTCGTCTACACCGCCTTCTCCGGCACCCACCAGGACGCCATCGGCAAGGGCATGGCCCACCACGCCAAGCGGGCCGCGGAGCTGGGCGTGCCGCCGGAGCAGGCGCCGTGGGACGTGCCGTACCTGCCCATCGACCCCGCCGACGTGGGCCGCGACTACCAGGCGGTCATCCGCGTCAACAGCCAGTCGGGCAAGGGCGGCGTCGCGTACCTCCTCCGCACCCGCTACGGCCTGGAGCTGCCCCGCAGGCTGCAGATCGACTTCTCCTCGGTCGTCCAGCGGGCCACCGACGGCAGCGGCGAGGAGATCACGGCCGAGCAGCTCTGGGAGCTCTTCCACGCCACCTACCTGGCCCCGGGGGAGACGAGTGCGCTGGCCGAATGGAGCACGCGGGAGACGGGGCCGGGGGCCCACGAGTTCGCCGGCACGCTGCGGTCGGGGCGCCGGCTGCACGGCACCGGCAACGGCCCGCTGTCCGCGCTGACCGCCGCGCTCGCCGCCGACGGGATCGACGTCGACATCCTGCACTACGCCGAGCACGCCCTGGACCCCGGCCGGGGCAGCCGCGCCATCGCGTACGTGGAGGCCCGCGTGGACGGCGCGACCCGCTGGGGCGCGGCCCAGGACACCTCCGTGCTGACCGCCTCGGTCCACGCGGTGCTCGCCGCGGTCAACCGCGTCCTGGCGGATGTGCCAGGCTGA
- a CDS encoding NAD(P)/FAD-dependent oxidoreductase — MEVTIVGAGLVGCLLACFLARRGHQVVLYERRPDPRAHGPDRGRSINLAISERGIDALRRLGLDGKVLDAALPMAGRMMHAPDGALTFQPYSADRRHAINSIGRAELNRELLDAATAHAGVEVRFGQRLVGLDERTGELEFDPGPGRTARVVIGADGAYSAVRARLQQFPGVSFSQDYLDYGYKELSIPPREGRFAMEPGALHIWPRGRSMMIALPNADRSFTCTLFWPHKSLAALDSPGKIKAYFAEHYPDAFELMPDLVPAYLDNPVGHLVTMRCAPWHVTTEAVTIGLVGDAAHAIVPFYGQGANCGFEDCVELDRCLDEAGDDFPAALELFERRKADTDVIARLALENFVEMRDKVGSRTFLAGKRVEHALERVVPGYVSRYELVSFSTTPYAQVERRVARQRRWAAAGAGAAILALVLARRPLTTRTKRYKP, encoded by the coding sequence ATGGAGGTCACGATCGTCGGCGCCGGGCTGGTCGGCTGCCTGCTCGCCTGTTTCCTGGCCCGCCGCGGTCACCAGGTCGTCCTGTACGAGCGCCGCCCGGACCCCCGGGCGCACGGCCCCGACCGCGGCAGGTCGATCAACCTGGCCATCTCCGAGCGGGGCATCGACGCCCTGCGCCGCCTCGGCCTCGACGGGAAGGTCCTGGACGCGGCGCTCCCCATGGCGGGCCGGATGATGCACGCCCCCGACGGCGCCCTCACCTTCCAGCCCTACAGCGCCGACCGGAGGCACGCGATCAACTCCATCGGCCGGGCCGAGCTCAACAGGGAGCTCCTCGACGCGGCCACCGCGCACGCCGGCGTCGAGGTGCGGTTCGGTCAGCGGCTCGTCGGGCTCGACGAGCGGACCGGCGAGCTGGAGTTCGATCCGGGCCCGGGAAGGACGGCGCGGGTGGTGATCGGCGCGGACGGGGCGTACAGCGCGGTGCGGGCCAGGCTGCAGCAGTTCCCCGGCGTCAGCTTCAGCCAGGACTACCTCGACTACGGCTACAAGGAGCTGTCGATCCCGCCGCGCGAGGGCCGGTTCGCCATGGAGCCGGGCGCGCTGCACATCTGGCCGCGCGGCCGCTCCATGATGATCGCCCTGCCGAACGCCGACCGATCCTTCACCTGCACCCTGTTCTGGCCGCACAAGAGCCTGGCCGCCCTGGACAGCCCGGGGAAGATCAAGGCGTACTTCGCCGAGCACTATCCGGACGCGTTCGAGCTGATGCCCGACCTGGTCCCGGCGTACCTGGACAACCCGGTCGGGCACCTGGTCACCATGCGCTGCGCGCCCTGGCACGTCACCACCGAGGCGGTCACGATCGGGCTCGTCGGCGACGCCGCGCACGCCATCGTGCCCTTCTACGGCCAGGGCGCCAACTGCGGCTTCGAGGACTGTGTCGAGCTGGACCGCTGCCTGGACGAGGCGGGGGACGACTTCCCCGCGGCGCTGGAGCTGTTCGAGCGGCGCAAGGCGGACACCGACGTCATCGCCCGGCTGGCCCTGGAGAACTTCGTGGAGATGCGCGACAAGGTCGGCTCCCGGACGTTCCTGGCGGGCAAGCGGGTCGAGCACGCCCTCGAGCGCGTGGTGCCCGGCTACGTCTCCCGGTACGAGCTCGTCTCGTTCTCGACCACCCCGTACGCGCAGGTGGAGCGGCGCGTCGCCCGCCAGCGCCGCTGGGCGGCGGCCGGGGCGGGCGCCGCGATCCTGGCGCTCGTCCTCGCGAGAAGGCCCCTGACCACCAGGACAAAAAGGTACAAGCCATAA